The sequence GCGCATTGTCATTATTGGCATGCGTAACGCCTATCCCGCGGCGCTCCACCTGCGCCAGCAGCTGCTGCAGGCGCGGGGTCAGGTGCTGGTGCTCCCTCAGCCAGGCCAGAGCCTGAGCGAAGAACTGGTGGATTTAACCCCTCACGATCTGGTGGTGATGATGGCCTTTCGCCGCCGTCCGCGCATTATCCGCCCGCTGATGCAGCAGCTTCAGAGTAGCGGTATTCCGGTGCTGCTGATGTGCGAGCCGCAGGCGCACAGCCTGTTTCCGCTGGCGAGCTGGCAGCTCTGCGCCCCGCTGGACAGCGTTTCGGCCTATGACAGCTATTCCTCGGTCAACAGCCTCATCAACCTGCTGGCGAATGCCTTCCTGCATGACAGTCTCGATAAAGGCCGTCCGCGCATTCACGAGATTGCTTCCCTTTATCAGCAGCTGGACGAACTCGAACAACGATAATGGGGCGTCAGACTGGTGCTTTGCATTGAAATGGTGCAACGTGGCGGGGCGTGAACATCCTCAATTTTTCGCTCCGTCCGCATTTTATCAGGCTTTATAAGAATATCCCCCGTTTCGCCTCACCTGGCACATTAGTTGCAAAATCACATTCAAAGAATCTTTTGTTTCATGTTAACGTTACGGGGAAGCACCATGAAAAAACTGTTGATTGCACTCGCCGGGGCCGCATGCCTCTTCACACAACTGCCTGCAAAGGCTGACCAGCTTCAGGATATCGAGAAGCGCGGCACCCTCCGCATTGCCGTGCCGCAGGACTTCCCGCCGTTTGGCTCGGTGGGGACCGACCTGCAGCCGCAGGGCTACGACATTGACATGGCACGCTATCTGGCGAAACAGATGAAGCTCAAGCTGCAGCTCGTGCCGGTGACCAGCGCCAACCGTGTGCCGTATCTGCAAACCGATAAGGTGGATCTGGTCATCTCCAGCCTCGGGAAAAACCCGGAGCGCGAGAAGGTGATTGATTTTAGCCGCGCCTACGCGCCGTTCTTCCTTGGCGTGTTTGGCCCGAAAGGGGCCGAGCTGAAAGATGCCGCCGGGCTGAGCGGAAAAACTATCGGCGTGACGCGCGGGGCGGTGGAGGACATGGTACTCACCAGCCTGGCGCCGAAAGATGCCAACGTGAAACGTTACGAAGACAATAACACCACGCTCTCTGCATACCTTTCCGGACAGGTGCAGTACGTGGCGACTGGCAACCTCGTGGTGGCGGCGATTTCCCGCCAGAACGCCGATAAGGCCCCGGTGCCGAGCTTTATGCTGAAAGATTCACCGTGCTTTATCGGCCTGAAGAAAAACGAACCGGCTCTGAAGGCAAAAGTGGATGTGCTGATTGAGCAGGGCATTAAGGACGGCACGCTGAACGGTCTGTCTGAGCAATGGCTGAAGGCCCCACTGCCGGCAAACCTTGGCGCCTGAGCCGATGACTGAGCAACTTCATTTCTCTGAACTGTGGCCGCACTGGCCGGCGCTGCTGGCGGGATTGTGGGTCACCATCCAACTGACGGTGATGGCGACCGTCGGCGGGCTGGCGATAGGGATTTTCGGGGCGGCGATCCGCAGCGGACGCCCAACGTGGTACAGCCGGATCTGGGGCGGTTACGTGGAGATTATCCGCAACACGCCGTTTGTGGTGCAGCTATTTTTCATCGTCTTCGGCCTGCCGAATCTGGGCCTGAAGATGACGGCGGGGGAAGCGGCGCTGCTGGCGATGGTGGTGAACCTTGGCGCCTATAGCACTGAGATTATCCGCGCGGGCATTCAGGTAACGCCGAGAGGGCAGTGGGAGGCCGGACGCGTGCTGGGGCTGACCCGCCTGCAGACCTTTATTCGCGTGGTGCTGCCGCCCGCGCTGCAACGTATTTATCCGGCACTGGTGAGCCAGTGCATCATCGTGATGCTCGGCTCGTCGGTGGTGTCGCAGGTCTCGTATGAAGAGCTGACCTTTGCCGCCAACCTGATCCAGTCCAGAACGTTTTTGAGCTTTGAGGTCTATCTGGTGACAACCGGTATTTACTTAGCGCTGTCGATTACCCTGCGCCAGCTGATGATGGCGGCAGGACGCAAATGGCTGGGGGTGCAGGCATGATGACCACCTTTACCGACTGGGACATTATTCGCAACCTGCTGCTGGCCGGACGCTGGACGGTGCTGCTGTCGCTGGTGGCGTTTGTCGGCGGGGCGGTGGTAACGCTGCCGCTCCTGCTGCTGCGCCTGACGGGCGGGCGCACGGTGAAGCGCATTATCCGCGGCTATATCGAGCTGTTTCAGGGCACCCCGCTGCTGATGCAGCTGTTCCTGGCCTTCTTCGGCGTGGCGCTGTTCGGCATCGACGTTTCGCCGTGGACCGCCGCCTCGCTGGCGTTAACCTTTTACACCAGCGCATTTCTGCTCGATATCTGGTACGGCAGCATTCGCGCCCTGCCGAAGGGGCAGTGGGAAGCCTCGCGCTGCCTGGGCCTGACCTTCGGCCAGACCCTGTTTCGCGTGGTCGCTCCGCAGGCATTGCGCATCGGCATCGCCCCGACGGTCGGCTTTGCCGTACAGGTGATCAAAGGTACCGCACTGGCGTCGATTATCGGCTTTATCGAGCTGACCAAGGCTGGGACCATGCTGACCAACGTGACCTATCAGCCGTTCAAAGTCTTTGCGCTGGTGGCGCTGGGCTACTTCATTCTGTGTTATCCGCTGTCGCGCTACAGCCGCTATCTGGAGACGAAATTCAATGCCTCTCATCACCATTAATCAGGTGCAGAAGTACTACGGTAATAACCACGTGCTCAAGGGCGTCGATCTGGATATCGACATGGGCCAGGTGATCTCCATTATCGGGCGCAGCGGATCGGGAAAAAGCACGCTGCTGCGCTGTATCAACGGCCTGGAAGGCTATCAGGACGGCAGCATTAAGCTCGGTGGCATGACGATTACCGACCGGGATTCCCAGGCGCGTGAAATCAGCCGCTCGGTGGGGATGGTGTTCCAGAGCTTCAACCTGTTCCCGCACATGACGGCGCTGGAAAACGTCATGCTCGCCCCGCGTCGGGTGCTGAAGAAAAGTGCTGCCGAATGCCGGGAGCTGGCGCAGCGCATGCTGGAGAAAGTGGGCTTAGGCGATCGTCTGGATTACTACCCGTCGAGCCTCTCCGGCGGCCAGCAGCAGCGCGTGGCGATTGCCCGCGCGCTGGCGATGTCGCCTAAAGTTTTACTCTGTGACGAGATCACCTCCGCGCTTGACCCGGAGCTGGTGGGCGAAGTGCTCAAGGTACTGGAGCAGCTGGCCGCCGAGGGGATGACCCTGATTCTCGTGACGCACGAAATGAATTTTGCCCGCGAAGTGGGCGACCGCGTGGTGTTTATGCACCAGGGGAAAGTCTGGGAGCAGGGCGACAGCAAAACGCTGTTCGCCAACCCGCAGACCACGGAACTGAAGCAGTTCATCTCCTCCGTGCGCGGCCTCAACTGATAAGGACTGACTCATGGATATTGCACATTTTCCGCAAATTAACCCGCCGCAACGTCTGCTGATGGGGCCGGGGCCGATCAACGCCGACCCGCGCGTGCTGCGCGCTATGTCGAGCCAGCTGATTGGCCAGTACGATCCGGCCATGACCCACTACATGAACGAGGTGATGGCGCTCTATCGCGGCGTATTCCGCACTGAAAATCGCTGGACGATGCTGGTCGACGGTACCTCCCGGGCGGGGATTGAAGCGATACTGGTTTCCGCCATTCGCCCGGGGGATAAAGTGCTGGTTCCGGTCTTTGGCCGCTTTGGTCACCTGCTGTGCGAAATTGCCCGCCGCTGTCGGGCGGAGGTACATACCATCGAGGTGCCGTGGGGCGAGGTGTTCACCCCGGACCAGGTGGAGGATGCAATTAAGCGTATTCGTCCTCGCCTGCTGCTCACCGTACAGGGCGACACCTCCACCACCATGCTGCAGCCGCTCGCGGAGCTTGGCGCTATCTGCCGCCGCTACGACGTGCTGTTTTACACCGACGCCACCGCGTCGCTCGGCGGCAACGCGCTGGAGACCGACGCCTGGGGGCTGGATGCCGTTTCGGCCGGGATGCAGAAGTGTCTCGGTGGGCCATCGGGTACTTCGCCAGTCACCCTGAGTACGCGGATGGAGGAGGCGATCCGCCGCCGCAAGTGCGTTGAGGCGGGCATTCGCACCGACGCCCACCGCGACGGCGACGAGGAGATGATCTACTCCAACTACTTCGATCTTGGCATGGTGATGGACTACTGGGGGCCGGAACGGCTGAATCACCATACCGAAGCCACCACCGCGCTGTTTGGTGCCCGCGAATGCGCGCGGCTGATCCTGCAGGAAGGGCTGGATAACGGCATTGCCCGCCACAAGCTGCACGGCGATGCGCTCCTGAAGGGCATTCAGGCGATGGGGCTGGAGACCTTCGGCGACCTGAAGCACAAGATGAATAACGTGCTGGGCGTGGTGATTCCACAGGGCGTCAACGGCGACGAGGTGCGTAAGCTGATGCTGGAGGATTTCGGGATTGAAATCGGCACCTCGTTTGGCCCGCTGCACGGTAAAGTGTGGCGCATTGGCACCATGGGTTATAACGCGCGTAAGGATTGCGTGATGACAACCCTGAGCGCGCTGGAGTCGGTGCTGAACTACCTGAAATTCACCACCACGCAGGGGGCCGCCATGCAGGCCGCGTGGGACCACTATCGCCGCGAGACGCCGCAATGAGCCCGGCGGCAGAACGGGTGATGGCGCGCGCCGATGCGCTGGCCGCCATCAGCGAAACGCCGGATGCGCTGACCCGGGTCTACCTCTCGGCGCAGCATCTGCAGGCCAACCAGCTGGTCGGGCAGTGGATGAGCCAGGCGGGGATGACCGTCTGGCAGGACAGCGTGGGCAATATCTGTGGACGCTATGAAGGTGCTCAGGAAGGGGCGCAGGCGGTGCTGCTCGGTTCGCATCTGGATACCGTGCGCAATGCGGGGCGCTACGACGGTATGCTCGGGGTGCTCACCGCGATTGAAGTGGTGGACAGCCTGCACCAGCAGGGCCTGCACCTGGCGCAGGCCATTGAGATTGTCGGTTTTTGCGATGAAGAGGGCACCCGTTTCGGCATTACGCTGTTAGGCAGCCGGGGGCTGACGGGCACCTGGTCGCAGGACTGGCTGGAAAAAACCGACGCCAGCGGCATCAGCGTGGCGCAGGCAATGGTGCAGGTGGGGCTCGATCCCGGCCGCGTGTCGCATGCCGCACGCCGTCCCGAGGATTTCAGCGCCTACCTGGAGCTGCACATTGAACAGGGGCCGTGCCTTGAGCAGGACGGTCTCGCGCTCGGCGTGGTGGAAGCCATCAACGGCGCGCGTCGCCTGAATTGCCGTTTCACCGGCGAAGCCGGGCACGCGGGAACCGTGCCGATGAACCATCGTAAGGACGCGCTGGCCGCCGCTGCCGAATGGATGGTTCTCATCGAAAATACCACCCGGCAGCAGGGCGGTAATCGGGTGGCGACGGTCGGGGAGCTGCGCTGCCTGCCCGGTGCGGTAAACGTGATCCCCGGTGAGGTGCATCTCTCGCTGGATATCCGCGGTCCGCAGGATGCGCCGCTGGATCGATTGCTGGCCGAATTGCTGGAAAATGCGCAGGCAATCGCGTCGCGACGCGGACTGCAGTTCAGCGCCGAGGAGTTTTACCGCATCGCCGCCACGCCGTGCGATATCCACCTGCAAAACGTGTTAGGGGAGGCCGTCGAATCGGTGCAGGGGCGTTCACTGTCGCTGCCCAGCGGCGCGGGCCATGATGCGATTGCCATCGCGGAACGCTGGCCGGTAGGGATGCTGTTTGTGCGCTGCAAGGGGGGCGTCAGCCACCACCCGGCAGAGTCGGTGATGGCTGAGGATGTCGCGCTGGCGATTGAGGCGTTTTCGCGAGCGGTGATCCAGCTGGCGGACCGTGTTACTCCAGCCCCAGCGTATATTGCGCGATCTTGAAGTAGATAATCAGCCCGGTACCGTCGATAAGCGTCGCGATAAACGGCGCGGAGACGACCGCCGGGTCAATGCCGCAGCGTTTGAGCACCATCGGAATCACGGACGATACAATCGCGCTCCACAGCGTTATGCACACCAGCGTCAGGCTGACGATAAGCGTGATTTCCAGCCCAATCCCCATCATCCACGCGCGGATACACCCGGCAATCCCGAGCGTCACGGCAATCATCAGCGAGGTGGTCATCTCTTTTCGCAGCACGCGCCCGACGTCGCGAAGATGCACCTCTCCCAGCGCCATGGCGCGCACCAGCGTGGAGGTGATCTGCGTTCCGCTGTTGCCGCCCGTGCCGATCAGCAGCGGAATAAAGAACGCCAGCGCAATGGCGGACTCCAGCGCCTCTTCGAAGTGCTGGATCACCGAACTGGTATAGGCTTCTGCGACAAACAGCAGCAGGAGCCAGACGGAGCGTTTCTTCCACAGGCTGAAGGCGCTGGTTTCCAGATAGGGCTTCTCCAGCGGCAGCGTCGCCCCCTGAAGCTGAGCGTCTTCGGTGACGTCATCTTCCAGCAGATGGGCGATTTCGCGCTCGGTCAGGCAGCCGACGAGCTTGCCGTGGGTGACCACCGGCACCACGTCCGCGCCGCCGTGCGCCAGCTGGCCGGCAACATCGGCACGTTCATCCTCCGGTTTGACCTGTAAAAACTGCGAGATCATCAGCGATTTCACCGGCTGTAGCGTATCGGCGGTTTGCAGCAATTTACGCACCGCAATCATGCCCGCCAGGCGGCCATTGTCTTCAATAAAAATATGCGATGGAATATCGTCGTCTTTTAATTTTGCGAAGAATTGCTCGCGCGCCAGCGCCACGCATAATGCAATATCAAGGACGATAAAATCGGTATTCATATATTGCGCGATGGCGCTGTCATTGAATGCCGGGTTTTGATTGTGAATAGCGTAAGACATAGTGAATTCCCTTTGAATAAAAATATCTCTCAGGGGCGAGCAAGACAGGGCATGTCGAAGAGGAGATCCCCACGTCCTGGGTTCAGCACTGTACACCGTATCCCGCAAGGGAAGTTATACTGACAAAGCCTTGATTCGACAGTGCCTGTTTTACCCTGTGTTGGTTCTCTCGAACCCACCAGAGCGATAACGTGTATTTGTACAGGAGCCTCGCCATAACGAGATCGTTGTAAAACGTGAGGGATAATACGCATATTTAATTTTACCGCTCAGGATTTTAAATAATGTTTAAGAACGGTTTAGAAGAATTTTATTAATACGATGTTGAGGGTTTATTTAAGGTTATTCATTTTAAATAAAAGATTAAATCATCACGAGGATGGGGTAAATGGCGTGGTTTGATCATCTGCTTACTCATTTTGCGCTCTATCCGGCACATCTGTTTGCGTTGTTATTCGTGATGGCGCTGGGTAAATCGACGGTACTGATCTCCTCCGTGCTGCCACCCGCCTCGGTGATGCTGCTGGCGGGCATCGGCGTCAGCCAGGGGAGCATGCATCCTGGGCTCGCATGGCTTGCCGTGGTAATGGGGGCAACGGTGGGGTCGGTGCTAAATTACCATGTTGGCCAGCTGATGGGACACACCCGGCTGGTCACGCGTTTCACGTCTAAGCATGCCGACAGGTTTTTGCGAGTGCAGCATCAGCTGCAAAAGAACGGTGAAATTGCGCTGTTTACGTCGCGCTTTCTGGCGGTATTGCGTTATATCGTGCCGCTGGCAGCGGGGATGCTCAGGCTAAGCGCCGTGAAGGTCTACGCCGTCAGCCTGCTTTCTGCCTGCGCGTGGGCGGCGCTGTATGTTGGCATCGTCGCTGGCATCAGCGTCTGAATCGGCGAGTAAGGTATTCATCAGATTGAGAAATGCTTCCCGGAAAATTGTCACGAATCTGTCACACTGAATGCGACATTTTAAAACGAGTGAGGAATTAGGGATGAGAAAAGCACTACTCGCGCTGGCAGTCGCCGGTTCCATTTCAGCAACGTTTGGCGTGCAGGCACAAGAGACGCCGGAAGGGTATCAGCTGGAGCAAGTTTTAATCATGAGTCGCCATAACCTGCGCGCACCGCTCGCCAACAACGGCAGCGTGCTGGAGCAGTCCACGCCGAAACAGTGGCCAGAGTGGGAGGTACCGGGTGGTCAGCTCACCACTAAAGGCGGCGTGCTGGAGGTCTATATGGGTCATTACATGCGCGAGTGGCTGGCGCAGCAGGGGATGATAAAGACTGGAGAGTGCCCGCCAGCGGACACCGTTTATGCATATGCCAATAGCCTGCAGCGTACCGTTGCGACCGCACAATTCTTCATTACCGGCGCGTTCCCGGGGTGCGATGTGCCTGTGCATCATCAGGAAAAAATGGGCACGATGGATCCCACCTTTAATCCGGTCATTACCGATAACTCGCCTGAGTTCCGCGAAAAAGCGCTGAAGGCGATGGAGACCGAGCGGCAGAAAATGCAGCTTTCAGAAAGCTATAAGCTGCTGGAGCAGATGACGAACTACGCCGATTCGCCGTCCTGCAAAGAGAAAAAAGTCTGCTCGCTGGCGGACGCGAAAGATACGTTCAGTGCCGACTATGAAAAAGAGCCAGGCGTGTCCGGTCCGCTGAAAGTGGGTAACTCGCTGGTGGATGCGTTCACGCTGCAATATTACGAAGGTTTCCCGGCTGACCAGGTGGCCTGGGGTGAGATCAAGACTGACCAGCAGTGGCGTGTGCTGTCGAAGCTGAAAAACGGCTATCAGGACTCGCTGTTTACCTCCACCGAGGTGGCGCAAAACGTCGCCAAACCCCTGGTGAAATATATTGATAACGCGCTGGTCACCGATCAGGCGAAAGCGCCTAAAATCACCCTTCTGGTGGGGCATGATTCGAACATTGCGTCGCTGCTGGCCGCGCTGGATTTCAAACCGTATCAACTCCACGATCAGCACGAGCGCACGCCAATTGGCGGCAAAATAGTCTTCCAGCGCTGGCATGACAAAAACGCTAACCAGGAACTGATGAAAATTGAGTATGTCTACCAGAGCTCAGAGCAGCTGCGAAACGCCAGCGTGCTGTCGCTGGAATCCCCCGCGCAGCGTGTGACGCTGGAGCTGAAAGGCTGCCCGGTGGATGCTAACGGCTTCTGCCCGGTTGATAAGTTTAATGCGGTGATGAACAACGCGGCAAAATAGAGGATACCCCCCCGCAAAGGCGGGGGGAAACGTTCAGACGTTTTTACGTTCGATGGTCTGTTCGCCCCAGAAGAGCGAGTCTTTGTCCGTCTTTTCGAAGGCGCGAACCAGCACTTCGTCGCTACCTTCTTCCCAAATCTGCTCTGCCAGTTTCTCGTCATATTTCGCGACTTCAAAAATGGCTTCGGCAATCTCCGGAGAGGTATTGCGTAAACTTGCCCATTCACCCACGCGGTGGGCTTTTGATTCCTGAGTTGGCATGCTTGTCCTCCTGTTGAGTTAGCCGTTCAGTTTTTTGGCGAGGCCCGCGACATGCTCACCCTGATAACGGGCGATGGCGAGCTCTTCGTCGCTCGGCTGTCGGGAACCATCGCCGCCGGCAATGGTGGTTGCACCGTAGGGAGTACCGCCACGTACCTGAGAAACATCAAAGAGTTCCTGCGCGCCGTAGCCAATCGGCACAATCACCATCCCATGATGAGCAAGGGTAGTCCAGGTTGAGGTAATCGTCTGCTCCTGACCGCCACCGGTGCCGGTAGAGCTGAAGACGCTGGCGAGTTTGCCGTATAAAGCGCCTGAGGCCCATAGCCCGCCCGTCTGATCGAGGAAGGTGCGCATCTGGCCGGACATATTGCCGAAACGGGTTGGCGTCCCGAAAATAATCGCATCGTAATCTGCCAGCTCCTGAGGCGTGGCGACCGGGGCATTCTGTGTTTTTCCCCCGGCTTTGGCGAAGGCTTCCGCCTGCATGGTTTCCGGTACGCGCTTCACCACAACCTCAACGCCGTCCACCCTGTTTGCACCTTCTGCGACTGCGTGAGCCATGGTTTCAATGTGTCCATACATGGAATAATAGAGCACCAGAACTTTTGCCATTTTGCATCACTCCTCGTTTGTGTTTTCTGACAGCGGATCGCTGCGTTCATTTAAAGATATGCCATCACGGCCAGACTGCAAAAATGAACATCATTTCTTTGATTTATAACAATATGATTGGGGAAGCGTGCTGTAGCAAAATGAAACAACTTTCTCGCCTCCGTTTTTTGAAATGATAAGAAAGAGTTATGAATCTCCGTCACGTTATCTCACCCGAAAGACTGAGATCCTGTTGCAGGATATTACCAGCGGCTTGCCGGACAGCCTTAGTCCACTAAGCTTAGTTTCACGCGGCACAAATAAAGGCACTGTCCTCATGCCGCGAGGTGAAAGAATCCTCTTTTACTGAATGCAATATGATGTCTAATGTTTCACACTCTGGAGGTTAGAGATGGCAAACCATCGTGGTGGTTCAGGTAATTTCGCTGAAGACCGTGAAAGAGCATCAGAAGCAGGTCGTAAAGGTGGCCAGCATAGCGGGGGCAACTTCAAAAATGACCCTCAGCGCGCATCAGAGGCTGGCAAGAAAGGGGGTAAAAACAGCCACGGCAGCAATAAGTAACGCGCCAGGCTGAACCCTGCCGCCGGGCGTTCCCGGCGGTTTTTTTATTTCTGCAACATTGAACTGTAACCAAAGGCGACGCACACTACAGAATTGTTCTCATTTGCTGGTGTCGCATGTCTGTCTCACGCTTTAAATTCTCCGTAAAACCGCAGGAAGCCATCCTTATTCTCATCACCATGTTCTGGGGCGGGACGTTTCTGGCCGTCCAGTACGCGGTAACGCTGAGCGATCCGTTCTTTTTTGTTGGTTTGCGCTTTGCGACGGCGGCGATAGCCGTAGCGCTCGTATCGCTAAAATCCCTGCGCGGATTAACCCTCAAAGAGCTGAAGGCCGGGGTGGCGATCGGGGTGGCGATTGCAATGGGCTACAGCCTGCAGACATGGGGATTACAGACTATCTCCAGCAGCAAATCGGCATTTATCACCGCCATGTATGTACCGCTGGTACCGCTCCTGCAGTGGCTTTGCCTGGGACGGCTGCCGGGGATGATGTCCTGCATCGGTATCGTGCTGGCGTTTATCGGCCTGATTTTGCTGGCCGGGCCGGAAAATAACCTGCTGGCACTGGGACCGGGCGAGATCATTACCCTCGTCGGGGCGATTGCCATTGCGGCGGAAATTATTTTGATTAGCGCCTGGGCGGGCAAGGTGGACGTCAAGCGCGTGACGGTGGTCCAGCTCGCCACGGCCTCGCTGGTGGCGTTTGCGACGATGGTACCGGCCGGGGAGTCTGTGCCGCCGATGTCTACCGGTCTGATCGTGGTCGCGTTGGGGCTGGGCATCTTCAGCGCCATTATTCAGGTCACCATGAACTGGGCGCAGCGCAGCGTCTCCCCGACGCGGGCGACGGTGATCTACACCGGCGAACCGGTATGGGCGGGGATTTTTGGTCGCCTCGCCGGAGAGCGCTTGCCGCTGCTGGCCCTGGTCGGTGCGGCATTTATTGTCGCCGGGGTGCTGGTGAGCGAGCTGAAGCTAAAAAACCGACGCAAGGCGATTACCGGGGTGGGGGCTGAACAAGGGGCAGATAGCTAACAACGTGCACTCTGCCCGTTTTGCCCGGCGGCGCTACGCTTGCGCGGGCCTACATGCTCATTGTAGGCAGGGTAAGCGTAGCGTCACCCGGCAAGAAAGCAGCACTCATTTCAGGTTGAGGGGGTGATGGCTTCAGCCTGCGCTTCATCCCCTTTCCGGCGGCTCAGCAGGGCGTTAAGCAGAATTGCCCCGAACGTTGCCGTGCCGATCCCACCAATCGTAAATCCGCCCAGCGTTAGCGCGAAATCGCCCGCGCCCAGCACCAGCGTGACCGCCACCATAATCAGGTTGCTGTTCTGGCTCAGATCGACCCGATGCTGCACCCAGATTCGCGCGCCAGCCACGGCGATCAGCCCAAATACCACAATCGATGCCCCGCCGATGACCGGCGACGGAATGGTGTGGATCAGCGCGCCGAACTTCGGAGAGAAACCAAGCAGTATCGCCATCGCCGCTGCCGCGACGAAGACCAGCGTCGAGTAGACTTTGGTCACCGCCATCACGCCGATATTTTCGGCATAGGTGGTGACGCCGCTGCCGCCCACGGAGCCGGAGATCATGGTTGCCAGACCGTCACCGACAAATGCCCGGCCCATGTACGGGTCCATACTGCGGCCGGTCATTCCCGCGACCGCCTTCAGGTGACCTAAGTTCTCCGCCACCAGGATCACCGCCACCGGTGCGATAAGCATCATTGCCTGGGTGTTAAAGGTGGGGGAAGTGACCTGCGGCAGGCCAAACCAGGCAGCCTGATGGAGCAGGGTAAAATCGACCGGCTTGCCGAGACCGAAAACGTTCGCCAGCAGAGCGTAAACCAGACAGGCGACAATCAGCCCGACCAGAATCAGCAGACGCTGGATCATCCCGCGCGTAAACACCGCCACCAGGCCGATACACAGCACGGTGATCACCGCCATCCAGCTTTCAAACGGCGAGCCGGAGACGCTTTTCACCGCGATCGGCGCCAGGTTCAGGCCAATCGCCATGACGACGGCACCGGTCACCACGGGAGGCATCATGCGTTCGATCCAGCG comes from Enterobacter kobei and encodes:
- a CDS encoding pyridoxal-phosphate-dependent aminotransferase family protein, which codes for MDIAHFPQINPPQRLLMGPGPINADPRVLRAMSSQLIGQYDPAMTHYMNEVMALYRGVFRTENRWTMLVDGTSRAGIEAILVSAIRPGDKVLVPVFGRFGHLLCEIARRCRAEVHTIEVPWGEVFTPDQVEDAIKRIRPRLLLTVQGDTSTTMLQPLAELGAICRRYDVLFYTDATASLGGNALETDAWGLDAVSAGMQKCLGGPSGTSPVTLSTRMEEAIRRRKCVEAGIRTDAHRDGDEEMIYSNYFDLGMVMDYWGPERLNHHTEATTALFGARECARLILQEGLDNGIARHKLHGDALLKGIQAMGLETFGDLKHKMNNVLGVVIPQGVNGDEVRKLMLEDFGIEIGTSFGPLHGKVWRIGTMGYNARKDCVMTTLSALESVLNYLKFTTTQGAAMQAAWDHYRRETPQ
- the hpxK gene encoding allantoate amidohydrolase; this translates as MSPAAERVMARADALAAISETPDALTRVYLSAQHLQANQLVGQWMSQAGMTVWQDSVGNICGRYEGAQEGAQAVLLGSHLDTVRNAGRYDGMLGVLTAIEVVDSLHQQGLHLAQAIEIVGFCDEEGTRFGITLLGSRGLTGTWSQDWLEKTDASGISVAQAMVQVGLDPGRVSHAARRPEDFSAYLELHIEQGPCLEQDGLALGVVEAINGARRLNCRFTGEAGHAGTVPMNHRKDALAAAAEWMVLIENTTRQQGGNRVATVGELRCLPGAVNVIPGEVHLSLDIRGPQDAPLDRLLAELLENAQAIASRRGLQFSAEEFYRIAATPCDIHLQNVLGEAVESVQGRSLSLPSGAGHDAIAIAERWPVGMLFVRCKGGVSHHPAESVMAEDVALAIEAFSRAVIQLADRVTPAPAYIARS
- a CDS encoding amino acid ABC transporter permease, which encodes MTTFTDWDIIRNLLLAGRWTVLLSLVAFVGGAVVTLPLLLLRLTGGRTVKRIIRGYIELFQGTPLLMQLFLAFFGVALFGIDVSPWTAASLALTFYTSAFLLDIWYGSIRALPKGQWEASRCLGLTFGQTLFRVVAPQALRIGIAPTVGFAVQVIKGTALASIIGFIELTKAGTMLTNVTYQPFKVFALVALGYFILCYPLSRYSRYLETKFNASHHH
- a CDS encoding amino acid ABC transporter permease; the protein is MTEQLHFSELWPHWPALLAGLWVTIQLTVMATVGGLAIGIFGAAIRSGRPTWYSRIWGGYVEIIRNTPFVVQLFFIVFGLPNLGLKMTAGEAALLAMVVNLGAYSTEIIRAGIQVTPRGQWEAGRVLGLTRLQTFIRVVLPPALQRIYPALVSQCIIVMLGSSVVSQVSYEELTFAANLIQSRTFLSFEVYLVTTGIYLALSITLRQLMMAAGRKWLGVQA
- the hpxU gene encoding MurR/RpiR family transcriptional regulator HpxU, producing MEQLDERLKAQYPSLSPQEQRVADFIFDHFDDLISYNSAELAQLSGVSKATVSRLFKRLGYEKYKEMRDELRTLRQSGMPLTDNRDAVQGNTLLARHYKQEMANLTQCVNALDAQQFADAMACMVKARRIVIIGMRNAYPAALHLRQQLLQARGQVLVLPQPGQSLSEELVDLTPHDLVVMMAFRRRPRIIRPLMQQLQSSGIPVLLMCEPQAHSLFPLASWQLCAPLDSVSAYDSYSSVNSLINLLANAFLHDSLDKGRPRIHEIASLYQQLDELEQR
- a CDS encoding transporter substrate-binding domain-containing protein, with product MKKLLIALAGAACLFTQLPAKADQLQDIEKRGTLRIAVPQDFPPFGSVGTDLQPQGYDIDMARYLAKQMKLKLQLVPVTSANRVPYLQTDKVDLVISSLGKNPEREKVIDFSRAYAPFFLGVFGPKGAELKDAAGLSGKTIGVTRGAVEDMVLTSLAPKDANVKRYEDNNTTLSAYLSGQVQYVATGNLVVAAISRQNADKAPVPSFMLKDSPCFIGLKKNEPALKAKVDVLIEQGIKDGTLNGLSEQWLKAPLPANLGA
- a CDS encoding magnesium transporter, which produces MSYAIHNQNPAFNDSAIAQYMNTDFIVLDIALCVALAREQFFAKLKDDDIPSHIFIEDNGRLAGMIAVRKLLQTADTLQPVKSLMISQFLQVKPEDERADVAGQLAHGGADVVPVVTHGKLVGCLTEREIAHLLEDDVTEDAQLQGATLPLEKPYLETSAFSLWKKRSVWLLLLFVAEAYTSSVIQHFEEALESAIALAFFIPLLIGTGGNSGTQITSTLVRAMALGEVHLRDVGRVLRKEMTTSLMIAVTLGIAGCIRAWMMGIGLEITLIVSLTLVCITLWSAIVSSVIPMVLKRCGIDPAVVSAPFIATLIDGTGLIIYFKIAQYTLGLE
- a CDS encoding DedA family protein, which encodes MAWFDHLLTHFALYPAHLFALLFVMALGKSTVLISSVLPPASVMLLAGIGVSQGSMHPGLAWLAVVMGATVGSVLNYHVGQLMGHTRLVTRFTSKHADRFLRVQHQLQKNGEIALFTSRFLAVLRYIVPLAAGMLRLSAVKVYAVSLLSACAWAALYVGIVAGISV
- a CDS encoding amino acid ABC transporter ATP-binding protein yields the protein MPLITINQVQKYYGNNHVLKGVDLDIDMGQVISIIGRSGSGKSTLLRCINGLEGYQDGSIKLGGMTITDRDSQAREISRSVGMVFQSFNLFPHMTALENVMLAPRRVLKKSAAECRELAQRMLEKVGLGDRLDYYPSSLSGGQQQRVAIARALAMSPKVLLCDEITSALDPELVGEVLKVLEQLAAEGMTLILVTHEMNFAREVGDRVVFMHQGKVWEQGDSKTLFANPQTTELKQFISSVRGLN